A portion of the Mycobacterium paraseoulense genome contains these proteins:
- a CDS encoding nuclear transport factor 2 family protein — protein sequence MAPPTDHRSALSDLVHRYAAYTDERQFDDVAALFTETAVLAVPEPPQVLEPIHAHHGRAAIAAAVATVAALARTEHAIVGEVYDRGARPAAARGRIACIAHHWDRRGDELVDVVWHLRYDDEYELTDRWRIGRRALTINAIETRAVRRVR from the coding sequence ATGGCCCCGCCAACCGACCACCGATCCGCCCTGAGCGATTTGGTGCACCGATACGCGGCCTACACCGATGAGCGTCAATTCGATGATGTCGCTGCGCTATTCACCGAAACCGCGGTGCTCGCGGTGCCCGAACCGCCCCAGGTGCTCGAGCCGATCCACGCGCATCACGGCCGAGCGGCCATCGCCGCCGCGGTCGCCACCGTCGCGGCCCTCGCCCGCACCGAGCACGCCATCGTCGGCGAGGTCTACGACCGGGGCGCCCGGCCGGCCGCGGCCCGCGGCCGTATCGCATGCATCGCCCACCACTGGGACCGACGCGGCGACGAACTCGTCGACGTGGTCTGGCACCTGCGCTACGACGACGAGTACGAACTGACCGACCGCTGGCGGATCGGCCGGCGGGCGCTGACCATCAACGCGATTGAGACCCGTGCGGTCCGCCGGGTGCGCTGA
- a CDS encoding LLM class F420-dependent oxidoreductase, with protein sequence MKVSVVAPVADGVTANPEWMAAFARHLERCGFESIVVVEHTVLATRYDSVYPYDSSGRVGLAADCPIPDPLDLLAFLAGHTTTLGLATGVLVLPNHHPVVLAKRAATVDALSGGRLRLCVGVGWLKEELEACGADFENRGRRADEQLAVLRALWADQPQGAGYHGEFFNFDNVMCYPKPVAGERLPIHIGGHSPAAARRAGRLGDGLQPLGVAGTRLASLVALMRDEAASSGRDPANLEVSLGHAVDKIDAERAGGLIEQGADRLVLAMPATADIGQAQDMLSACAQRLSLIA encoded by the coding sequence ATGAAGGTCTCAGTGGTGGCCCCGGTCGCCGACGGTGTCACCGCGAATCCAGAATGGATGGCGGCCTTCGCCCGCCACCTGGAACGGTGCGGTTTCGAGTCGATCGTCGTCGTCGAGCACACGGTGCTGGCCACCCGCTACGACAGCGTCTATCCGTATGACAGTTCCGGACGCGTCGGACTGGCGGCCGACTGCCCCATCCCCGACCCGCTCGATCTGCTGGCCTTTCTGGCCGGCCACACCACCACCCTCGGACTGGCCACCGGCGTGTTGGTGCTGCCCAACCACCATCCGGTGGTCCTCGCCAAGCGCGCCGCCACCGTGGACGCGTTGTCGGGTGGACGCCTGCGGCTGTGCGTGGGCGTGGGGTGGCTCAAGGAGGAGCTCGAGGCGTGCGGCGCCGATTTCGAGAACCGCGGCAGGCGCGCCGACGAGCAGTTGGCCGTCCTGCGGGCGCTGTGGGCGGACCAGCCGCAGGGGGCCGGCTACCACGGTGAGTTCTTCAACTTCGACAACGTCATGTGCTACCCCAAACCCGTTGCCGGCGAACGCCTCCCGATTCATATCGGCGGGCACAGCCCAGCGGCGGCGCGCCGGGCGGGACGCCTCGGCGACGGCTTGCAACCGCTCGGCGTGGCGGGGACCCGCCTGGCGTCGCTGGTCGCGCTCATGCGTGACGAGGCGGCGTCGTCGGGTCGCGACCCGGCGAATCTCGAAGTGTCACTGGGCCATGCGGTCGACAAGATCGATGCCGAGCGTGCCGGCGGCCTGATCGAGCAGGGTGCCGACCGGCTTGTGTTGGCCATGCCGGCGACCGCCGACATCGGGCAGGCCCAGGACATGCTGTCGGCGTGTGCGCAACGCTTGTCGCTGATCGCGTGA
- the malQ gene encoding 4-alpha-glucanotransferase — translation MSELAPSLVELAGRYGIATEYEDWTGRRVQVPASTLVAVLAALGVAGGTEQERNVALVAKLRSHWARRLPATIVGRTGEQTRFWVHVTHGDPAEVWLQLEDGTQRGGIQQVDNFTPPFDLDGRWVGEASFVLPPDLPLGYHRVHLRSADGETSTALIVTPDWLGLPERLGARRAWGLAAQLYSVRSRQSWGVGDLTDLTDLAVWSASRHGADYVLVNPLHAAAPTCPMEPSPYLPTSRRFINPIYLHVEAIPEFAELPKRSRVRRLRSDVQHKAARLDAIDRDGSWAAKRAALELLHRVPRTSGRQLSYEAFRAREGGALDDFATWCALAEKYGDDWHSWPESLQHPHAAGVAAFVEQHSEAVDFHRWLQWQLDEQLAAAQSRAVRAGMALGVMHDLAVGVHPNGADAWALQDVLALGVTAGAPPDEFNQLGQDWSQPPWRPDRLDAQEYRPFRALIRAVLRHAGGVRIDHIIGLFRLWWIPDGAPPTHGTYVRYDHEAMIGIVALEAHRAGALVVGEDLGTVEPWVRDYLLLRGLLGTSILWFELDRDGSGGPLPAERWREYCLSSVTTHDLPPTAGYLAGDHVRLRESLGLLTRPPEDELASGRAELAAWMAELRRVGLLGDAEDDAESVVLALYRYLGRTPSRLVGVALTDAVGDRRTQNQPGTTDEYPNWRVPLTGPDGRPMLLEDVFTDARAATLAEAVRRAIAPAAVESEPVSF, via the coding sequence ATGAGTGAGCTCGCGCCGTCGCTGGTCGAACTTGCCGGGCGATACGGCATTGCGACCGAGTACGAGGACTGGACCGGGCGGCGGGTGCAGGTCCCGGCGTCCACCTTGGTGGCGGTGCTGGCCGCCCTCGGCGTGGCGGGCGGCACCGAGCAGGAGCGCAACGTGGCGCTGGTCGCGAAGCTGCGGTCGCACTGGGCGCGCCGGTTGCCCGCGACCATCGTCGGTCGCACCGGTGAGCAGACGCGGTTCTGGGTGCACGTGACCCACGGTGATCCCGCCGAGGTCTGGTTGCAGCTCGAGGACGGCACGCAACGCGGCGGGATCCAGCAGGTCGACAACTTCACGCCGCCGTTCGACTTGGACGGGCGCTGGGTCGGCGAAGCCAGCTTCGTGCTGCCGCCCGACCTGCCGCTGGGGTACCACCGGGTGCATCTGCGTTCGGCCGATGGTGAGACGAGCACCGCGTTGATCGTGACGCCGGATTGGCTCGGACTCCCCGAGCGGCTCGGCGCCCGCCGGGCCTGGGGGCTGGCCGCCCAGTTGTACAGCGTGCGCTCAAGACAGTCGTGGGGGGTCGGCGATCTGACGGACCTGACGGACCTGGCGGTATGGTCGGCGTCGCGGCACGGCGCCGACTACGTGTTGGTCAATCCCCTGCACGCCGCCGCGCCGACGTGCCCGATGGAGCCCTCGCCCTACCTGCCGACCTCGCGGCGCTTCATCAACCCGATCTATCTGCATGTCGAGGCGATTCCCGAGTTCGCCGAGCTGCCCAAGCGCAGCCGGGTGCGGCGCCTGCGTTCCGACGTACAACACAAAGCCGCCCGACTCGACGCGATCGACCGCGACGGCTCGTGGGCGGCGAAGCGGGCCGCGCTCGAGCTACTGCACCGGGTGCCGCGGACGTCGGGTCGCCAGTTGTCCTACGAAGCCTTCCGGGCCCGTGAAGGCGGCGCGCTCGACGACTTCGCCACCTGGTGCGCGCTGGCCGAGAAGTACGGCGACGACTGGCACTCCTGGCCGGAATCGCTACAGCATCCCCACGCCGCCGGGGTGGCCGCCTTCGTCGAGCAGCATTCGGAGGCGGTCGATTTCCATCGCTGGCTGCAATGGCAACTCGACGAGCAGCTCGCCGCGGCGCAGTCGCGGGCGGTCCGGGCCGGAATGGCGCTGGGCGTGATGCACGACCTCGCGGTCGGCGTCCATCCCAACGGCGCCGACGCGTGGGCCCTGCAGGATGTGTTGGCGCTGGGCGTCACCGCCGGCGCGCCGCCCGACGAGTTCAATCAGCTCGGCCAGGACTGGTCGCAGCCGCCGTGGCGGCCGGATCGGCTGGACGCGCAGGAGTATCGCCCCTTTCGCGCGTTGATCCGCGCGGTGCTGCGGCATGCCGGCGGCGTGCGCATCGACCACATCATCGGGCTGTTCCGGCTGTGGTGGATCCCGGACGGAGCGCCGCCCACCCACGGCACCTACGTGCGTTACGACCACGAAGCGATGATCGGCATCGTTGCCCTGGAAGCGCACCGCGCCGGGGCGCTCGTCGTGGGCGAGGACCTCGGCACCGTCGAGCCATGGGTCCGCGACTACCTGCTGTTGCGCGGCCTGCTCGGCACCTCGATCCTGTGGTTCGAGCTGGACCGCGACGGCTCCGGCGGCCCACTGCCGGCCGAGCGCTGGCGCGAGTACTGCCTGTCCTCGGTGACCACCCACGACCTGCCGCCGACAGCCGGCTACCTGGCGGGCGACCACGTGCGGCTGCGCGAATCCCTCGGTTTGCTGACCCGCCCGCCCGAGGACGAGCTCGCCTCGGGCCGGGCCGAACTCGCGGCCTGGATGGCCGAACTCAGGCGGGTGGGTTTGCTAGGCGACGCCGAGGACGACGCGGAAAGCGTCGTGCTCGCCCTGTACAGGTATCTCGGGCGGACGCCGTCGCGGCTGGTGGGTGTGGCCCTGACCGACGCGGTGGGTGACCGGCGGACCCAGAATCAGCCGGGAACCACCGACGAATATCCGAACTGGCGGGTACCGCTGACCGGCCCCGACGGGCGCCCGATGCTGCTCGAGGACGTGTTCACCGATGCTCGGGCGGCCACACTGGCCGAGGCGGTGCGCCGGGCGATCGCGCCCGCGGCCGTCGAAAGCGAGCCTGTTAGCTTCTGA
- the eccB gene encoding type VII secretion protein EccB, protein MAEESRGQRGSGYGLGLSTRTQVTGYQFLARRTAMALTRWRVRMEVEPGRRQTLAVVASVSAAMVICLGALLWSFISPSGQINESPIIADRDSGALYVRVGDRLYPALNLASARLITGRPDNPHLVRSSQIATLPRGPMVGIPGAPSNFHTTSPSTSSWLVCDTVATSTGVGAPSGVTVTVIDGNPDLSNHRRVLSGSDAVVLSYGGDAWVIREGRRSRIDATNRSVLLPLGLTPEQVGQAKPMSRALFDALPVGPELTVPQVQNAGAAASFPGAPGPIGTVIVTPQISGPQQYSLVLADGVQTLPPLVAQILQNAGPGNTKPVTVEPSALAKMPVVNKLDLSSYPDAPLNVSDIRENPATCWWWQKTAGENRARIQVVSGATIPVAAKDENKVVSLVKADTSGREADQVFFGPDYGNFVAVTGNDPGAKTMESLWWLTDAGARFGVDDTRDVREALGLKTKPSLAPWVALRLLPQGPTLSRADALVEHDTLPMDMSPAGLAVPK, encoded by the coding sequence GTGGCGGAAGAGAGTCGCGGGCAACGCGGGTCGGGGTATGGCCTCGGGCTGTCGACCCGGACCCAGGTAACCGGTTACCAGTTCCTCGCCCGCCGCACGGCGATGGCGCTCACCCGGTGGCGCGTCCGCATGGAGGTCGAGCCGGGCCGGCGGCAGACGCTGGCCGTGGTGGCCTCGGTGTCGGCGGCGATGGTGATCTGCCTCGGCGCCTTGCTGTGGTCGTTCATCAGCCCCTCCGGCCAGATCAACGAGTCGCCGATCATCGCCGACCGGGACTCCGGCGCGCTGTACGTCCGCGTCGGCGACAGGTTGTACCCGGCGCTGAACCTGGCCTCGGCACGCCTGATCACCGGCCGGCCGGACAATCCGCACCTGGTCCGGTCCAGCCAGATCGCCACCCTGCCGCGCGGCCCGATGGTGGGCATCCCGGGCGCACCGTCGAACTTCCACACCACCAGTCCGTCCACGTCGTCGTGGCTGGTGTGTGACACCGTCGCCACCTCGACCGGAGTCGGCGCGCCGTCCGGGGTGACCGTGACCGTCATCGACGGGAATCCCGACCTGAGCAACCACCGCCGCGTGCTGAGCGGGTCGGACGCCGTGGTCCTGAGCTACGGCGGGGACGCGTGGGTGATCCGCGAGGGACGCCGGTCTCGGATCGACGCGACGAACCGATCGGTGCTGCTGCCGCTGGGCCTGACGCCAGAGCAGGTCGGCCAGGCGAAGCCGATGAGCCGCGCCCTGTTCGACGCCTTGCCGGTTGGCCCGGAACTGACCGTGCCGCAGGTGCAGAACGCCGGAGCCGCCGCGTCGTTCCCCGGCGCCCCCGGCCCGATCGGCACGGTGATCGTCACGCCGCAAATCAGTGGGCCGCAACAGTATTCGCTGGTGCTGGCCGACGGCGTGCAGACGCTGCCGCCGTTGGTGGCCCAGATCCTGCAGAACGCCGGGCCGGGCAACACCAAACCGGTCACGGTGGAACCGTCCGCGCTGGCGAAGATGCCGGTGGTCAACAAGCTGGACCTGTCCTCTTACCCGGATGCCCCGCTCAACGTGTCGGACATCCGCGAGAACCCGGCGACGTGCTGGTGGTGGCAGAAGACGGCCGGTGAGAACCGGGCCCGTATCCAGGTCGTGTCGGGCGCGACCATCCCGGTCGCGGCCAAGGACGAGAACAAGGTCGTGTCGCTGGTCAAGGCCGACACGAGCGGTCGCGAAGCCGACCAGGTCTTCTTCGGGCCCGACTACGGCAACTTCGTGGCCGTCACCGGCAACGATCCCGGCGCCAAGACGATGGAATCGCTGTGGTGGCTGACCGATGCCGGCGCCCGGTTCGGGGTCGACGACACCCGCGACGTCCGGGAGGCGCTGGGATTGAAGACGAAACCGAGCCTGGCGCCATGGGTGGCGCTGCGGTTGCTCCCGCAAGGTCCGACCTTGTCGCGGGCGGACGCGCTCGTGGAGCACGACACCTTACCGATGGATATGTCCCCAGCAGGATTGGCGGTACCAAAGTGA
- the eccCa gene encoding type VII secretion protein EccCa: MKRGFARPTPEKPPVIKPENIVLPTPLSIPPPEGKPWWLIVVGVVVVGLLIGMVAMTFASGSHVFGGAGSIFPIFMIGGVAMMMFGGRFGGQQQMSRPKLDSMRAQFMLMLDMLRETAHESADSMDANYRWFHPAPTTLAAAVGTPRMWERKPDGKDLNFGVVRVGVGMTRPEVTWGEPQNMPTDIELEPVTGKALQEFGRYQSVVYNLPKMISLLVEPWYALDGDREQVLGLMRAIICQLAFSHGPDHVQMVVVTSDLDEWDWVKWLPHFGDPRRQDAAGNARMVYSSVREFAAEQAELFSGRGSFTPRHASSSAQTPTPHTVIVADVVDPQWEFVISAEGIDGVTFFDLTGSSMWTSVPERTLRFDDKGVIEALPRDRDTWMVIDEKPWFFALTDHISVAEAEEFAQALAHWRLAEAYEEIGQRVAHIGARDILTYYGIDDPGRIDFQALWGARTDTMGRSRLRAPFGNRSDNGELLFLDMKSLDEGGDGPHGVMSGTTGSGKSTLVRTVIESLMLSHPPEELQFVLADLKGGSAVKPFAGVPHVSRIITDLEEDQALMERFLDALWGEIARRKAICDSAGVDDAKEYNSVRLRMQARGQDMPPLPMLVVVIDEFYEWFRIMPTAVDVLDSIGRQGRAYWIHLMMASQTIESRAEKLMENMGYRLVLKARTAGAAQAAGVPNAVNLPAQAGLGYFRRSLEDIVRFQAEFLWRDYFPRGLTDDGEDAPALVHSIDYVRPQLFTNSFTPLEVSVGGPELTPAAITNGEALEADEAGDDDIEGIRVPKVGTVIIDQLRKIDFEPYRLWQPPLNQPVPIDELVERFLGHPWQEDYGTARDLVFPIGIIDRPFKHDQPPWTVDTSGPGANVLILGAGGSGKTTALQTLICSAALTHTPEQVQFYCLAYSSTALTTVARLPHVGEVAGPTDPYGVRRTVAELLALVRQRKSTFLEYGIASMEVFRRRKFGGEPGPVPNDGFGDVYLVVDNYRALAEENEVLIEQVNLIINQGPSFGVHVVVTADRESELRPPVRSGFGSRVELRLAAVEDAKLVRSRFAKEVPVKPGRGMVAVNYVRLDSDPQAGLHTLVARPALGTTPGYVFESDSVIDAVSRLTTGQAPPVRRLPARFDVAQLRELAAQDTRQGVGAGGIAWAISELDLSPVYLNFAENAHLMVTGRRECGRTTTLATIMSEIGRLYAPGASSAPPPPAGQPSAQVWLVDPRRQLLTALGSDYVEKFAYNLDGVQAMMGELAAVLAGREPPPGLSAEELLSRSWWSGPEIFLIVDDIQQLPAGFDSPLHKAAPWVTRAADVGLHVIVTRTFGGWSSAGSDPMLRALAQANAPLLVMDADPDEGFIRGKMKGGPLPRGRGLLMAEDTGVFVQVAATELRK; this comes from the coding sequence GTGAAACGCGGGTTTGCCCGGCCGACGCCGGAGAAGCCTCCGGTCATCAAGCCGGAGAACATCGTCCTGCCCACGCCCCTGAGCATTCCGCCGCCGGAGGGCAAGCCCTGGTGGCTGATCGTCGTCGGTGTCGTGGTGGTCGGCCTGCTGATCGGCATGGTCGCCATGACGTTCGCCAGCGGCTCCCACGTCTTCGGGGGCGCCGGCTCGATCTTCCCGATCTTCATGATCGGCGGCGTCGCCATGATGATGTTCGGCGGACGGTTCGGCGGGCAGCAGCAGATGAGCCGGCCCAAGCTGGACTCGATGCGCGCCCAGTTCATGCTGATGCTGGACATGCTGCGCGAGACCGCCCACGAGTCGGCCGACAGCATGGACGCCAACTACCGGTGGTTCCACCCGGCGCCCACCACGCTGGCCGCCGCGGTGGGAACCCCGCGGATGTGGGAACGCAAGCCCGACGGCAAGGACCTCAACTTCGGTGTGGTGCGAGTCGGCGTCGGCATGACGCGTCCCGAGGTGACCTGGGGTGAGCCCCAGAACATGCCGACCGACATCGAGCTCGAGCCGGTGACCGGTAAGGCGCTGCAGGAGTTCGGTCGCTACCAGAGCGTCGTCTACAACCTGCCCAAGATGATCTCGCTGCTCGTCGAACCGTGGTACGCGCTCGACGGGGACCGGGAGCAGGTCCTGGGCCTGATGCGCGCGATCATCTGCCAGCTGGCGTTCTCGCACGGGCCCGACCACGTGCAGATGGTCGTCGTCACCTCGGACCTCGATGAGTGGGACTGGGTGAAGTGGCTGCCGCACTTCGGTGACCCGCGGCGCCAGGACGCCGCCGGCAACGCGCGGATGGTCTACAGCTCGGTGCGCGAGTTCGCCGCCGAGCAGGCCGAATTGTTCTCCGGCCGTGGATCTTTCACGCCCCGGCACGCGAGTTCGTCGGCGCAGACCCCGACGCCGCACACGGTGATCGTCGCCGACGTCGTCGACCCTCAATGGGAATTCGTGATCAGCGCCGAAGGCATCGACGGAGTGACCTTCTTCGACCTGACGGGCTCCTCGATGTGGACGTCGGTCCCCGAGCGCACCTTGCGATTCGACGACAAGGGCGTGATCGAGGCGCTGCCCCGAGACCGCGACACCTGGATGGTGATCGACGAGAAGCCGTGGTTCTTCGCTCTGACCGACCACATCAGCGTCGCGGAGGCCGAAGAGTTCGCCCAGGCGCTGGCGCACTGGCGGCTCGCCGAGGCCTACGAAGAGATCGGTCAGCGGGTGGCCCACATCGGCGCCCGAGACATCTTGACCTACTACGGAATTGACGACCCGGGCCGCATCGACTTCCAGGCGCTCTGGGGCGCCCGCACCGACACGATGGGGCGGTCGCGGCTGCGGGCGCCGTTCGGGAATCGCTCCGACAACGGCGAGTTGCTGTTCTTGGACATGAAGTCACTGGACGAGGGCGGTGACGGTCCGCACGGCGTCATGTCCGGAACGACGGGTTCGGGTAAATCCACCCTCGTGCGGACCGTGATCGAGTCGCTGATGCTCAGCCACCCGCCCGAGGAGCTGCAATTCGTCCTGGCCGACCTCAAGGGTGGATCGGCGGTCAAGCCGTTCGCCGGGGTCCCGCACGTGTCGCGGATCATCACCGACCTGGAAGAGGACCAGGCGCTGATGGAGCGCTTCCTGGACGCCCTGTGGGGCGAGATCGCCCGGCGCAAGGCGATCTGCGACAGCGCCGGTGTCGACGACGCCAAGGAGTACAACTCGGTCCGGCTCAGGATGCAGGCCCGCGGCCAGGACATGCCGCCGCTGCCGATGCTCGTGGTGGTCATCGACGAGTTCTACGAATGGTTCCGCATCATGCCGACCGCGGTCGACGTGCTCGACTCGATCGGCCGGCAGGGCCGCGCCTACTGGATCCACCTGATGATGGCGTCCCAGACCATCGAGAGCCGCGCCGAAAAGCTCATGGAGAACATGGGTTACCGGCTGGTGCTGAAGGCACGCACCGCCGGTGCGGCGCAGGCGGCGGGTGTGCCGAACGCGGTGAACCTGCCGGCGCAGGCGGGTCTGGGCTACTTCCGCCGCAGCCTGGAGGACATCGTCCGGTTCCAGGCGGAATTCCTGTGGCGGGACTACTTCCCCCGCGGGCTGACCGATGACGGCGAAGACGCCCCGGCGTTGGTGCACAGCATCGATTACGTTCGCCCGCAGCTGTTCACCAACTCGTTCACCCCGCTCGAGGTCAGCGTGGGCGGACCGGAGCTCACCCCGGCGGCCATCACGAACGGCGAGGCGCTCGAGGCCGATGAGGCGGGCGACGACGACATCGAGGGCATCAGGGTTCCGAAGGTCGGCACGGTCATCATCGATCAGCTGCGCAAGATCGACTTCGAGCCGTACCGGTTGTGGCAGCCGCCGCTGAACCAGCCGGTTCCCATCGACGAATTGGTCGAACGATTCCTTGGCCACCCGTGGCAGGAGGACTACGGCACGGCGCGCGACCTAGTGTTCCCGATCGGGATCATCGACCGGCCGTTCAAGCACGACCAGCCACCGTGGACCGTCGACACGTCCGGGCCGGGCGCCAACGTCCTGATCCTGGGCGCCGGCGGCTCGGGCAAGACGACGGCACTGCAGACGCTCATCTGCTCGGCAGCGCTGACCCACACGCCCGAGCAGGTCCAGTTCTACTGCCTGGCCTACAGCAGCACCGCGTTGACCACGGTCGCCCGGTTGCCGCACGTGGGTGAGGTCGCCGGCCCGACCGACCCGTACGGCGTGCGCCGGACGGTGGCCGAGCTGCTGGCGCTGGTGCGTCAGCGCAAGAGCACGTTCCTCGAGTACGGCATCGCCTCGATGGAGGTCTTCCGCCGGCGCAAGTTCGGCGGCGAGCCGGGCCCCGTCCCCAACGACGGGTTCGGCGACGTCTACCTGGTGGTCGACAACTACCGGGCGCTGGCCGAAGAGAACGAGGTGCTGATCGAGCAGGTGAACCTGATCATCAACCAGGGCCCGTCTTTCGGGGTCCACGTGGTGGTCACGGCCGATCGCGAATCGGAGCTGCGGCCGCCGGTGCGCAGCGGGTTCGGATCCCGGGTCGAGCTGCGGCTGGCCGCCGTGGAGGACGCCAAACTGGTGCGGTCCCGGTTCGCTAAGGAGGTTCCGGTCAAGCCGGGCCGCGGCATGGTCGCGGTCAACTACGTCCGCCTCGATTCCGACCCGCAGGCCGGTCTGCACACGCTGGTGGCCCGCCCCGCGCTCGGCACCACACCGGGCTACGTGTTCGAGTCCGACAGCGTCATCGACGCGGTCAGTCGCCTCACGACCGGGCAGGCCCCGCCGGTGCGGCGCCTGCCCGCCCGGTTCGACGTGGCGCAGCTGCGGGAGCTGGCGGCGCAAGACACCCGCCAAGGGGTCGGCGCGGGCGGAATCGCTTGGGCCATCTCCGAATTGGACCTGTCGCCGGTCTACCTCAATTTCGCCGAGAACGCGCACCTGATGGTGACGGGCCGACGGGAATGTGGGCGGACCACCACGCTGGCCACCATCATGTCCGAGATCGGCCGGCTGTATGCACCGGGAGCGAGCAGCGCACCGCCGCCGCCTGCCGGCCAGCCGTCGGCACAGGTGTGGCTGGTGGACCCACGACGCCAGCTGCTGACCGCACTGGGTTCGGACTATGTCGAGAAGTTCGCCTACAACCTCGACGGCGTCCAGGCGATGATGGGCGAGCTCGCGGCGGTCCTGGCCGGGCGCGAACCACCGCCCGGTCTGTCCGCCGAAGAGTTGTTGTCGCGGTCGTGGTGGAGCGGCCCGGAGATCTTCCTGATCGTCGACGACATCCAGCAACTGCCGGCAGGATTCGATTCGCCGCTGCACAAGGCCGCGCCATGGGTGACTAGGGCAGCCGACGTCGGGTTGCACGTGATCGTCACGCGCACGTTCGGTGGTTGGTCGTCCGCGGGCAGCGACCCGATGCTGCGGGCGCTGGCCCAGGCGAACGCGCCGCTGCTGGTGATGGACGCCGACCCGGACGAGGGCTTCATCCGCGGCAAGATGAAGGGTGGCCCGCTGCCCCGCGGCCGAGGGCTGCTGATGGCCGAGGACACCGGTGTGTTCGTCCAGGTCGCGGCGACCGAATTGCGGAAATAG
- a CDS encoding cytochrome P450, whose amino-acid sequence MTTPGEGQYGTFHLPRLDYEKLPMAVDRGVGWKALRDAGPVVFMNGHYYITRREDVLAALRNPKVFSSTILQPPGHPLPVLPLAFDPPQHTRYRKILQPFFSPHGLSASRPVLERHAAEMIATLAGQGKCEVMADFARLYPFQVFMDLYGLPLEDRDRLIAWKDAVVADKPYLTPADLEQGKYLLAYLVDAIQQRRHNPGSDMLSRVMASDGDFSDLELLGMSHLLILAGLDTVTAAIGFCLLELARRPQLRELLRDDPKQIRVFIEEIVRLEPSAPVAPRITTQYVEVGGMTLPPGTSVRLCMAAVNRDDSDATSVNELVMDGKVHRHWGFGGGPHRCLGSHLGRIELTVIVGEWLRQIPDFDVPADYVPEIRFPSKSFALKELPLRWG is encoded by the coding sequence ATGACCACTCCTGGCGAGGGCCAGTACGGCACGTTCCACCTTCCGCGGCTCGATTACGAGAAGCTGCCCATGGCCGTGGATCGGGGCGTCGGGTGGAAGGCGCTGCGCGACGCGGGGCCGGTGGTGTTCATGAACGGCCACTACTACATCACGCGCCGCGAGGACGTGCTGGCGGCGCTGCGCAACCCCAAGGTCTTCTCGTCGACGATACTTCAGCCTCCCGGCCACCCATTGCCGGTGCTGCCGTTGGCTTTCGATCCCCCACAGCACACGCGCTACCGGAAGATCCTGCAGCCGTTCTTCAGCCCGCACGGACTGAGCGCGTCGCGACCGGTGCTCGAACGGCACGCCGCCGAGATGATCGCCACGCTTGCCGGCCAGGGCAAGTGCGAGGTGATGGCGGATTTCGCGCGCCTGTACCCGTTTCAGGTCTTCATGGACCTCTATGGGCTGCCGCTGGAGGACCGTGACCGCCTGATCGCCTGGAAGGACGCCGTCGTCGCGGACAAGCCCTATCTCACCCCGGCCGATCTCGAGCAGGGCAAGTACCTGCTGGCCTACCTGGTCGACGCGATCCAGCAACGCCGGCACAACCCGGGCTCTGACATGCTGTCGCGGGTCATGGCCAGTGACGGTGACTTCAGCGACCTGGAACTGCTGGGCATGAGCCACCTGCTGATACTGGCGGGTCTGGACACGGTCACGGCGGCGATCGGATTCTGCCTGCTCGAATTGGCCCGGCGCCCACAGCTGCGCGAGTTGCTTCGCGACGATCCGAAGCAGATTCGGGTCTTCATCGAGGAGATCGTACGACTGGAACCGTCGGCGCCGGTGGCGCCCCGGATCACCACCCAATACGTCGAAGTCGGCGGCATGACGTTGCCACCCGGCACGTCGGTGCGGTTGTGCATGGCGGCGGTCAACCGCGACGATAGCGACGCCACATCCGTCAACGAGCTCGTCATGGACGGAAAGGTGCACCGCCACTGGGGTTTCGGTGGTGGGCCGCACCGCTGCCTGGGTTCCCACCTGGGCCGGATCGAGCTGACGGTGATCGTCGGAGAATGGCTGAGACAGATCCCCGACTTCGACGTGCCGGCGGACTACGTTCCGGAAATCAGATTCCCGTCAAAGAGCTTCGCGCTCAAGGAATTACCGCTGCGCTGGGGCTGA
- a CDS encoding ferredoxin translates to MRVRLDKSKCVGHAQCYAVDPELFPIDDSGYSTLEEHEVRPEDEQLTRDGVASCPEMALVLEEG, encoded by the coding sequence GTGAGGGTTCGTCTCGACAAGTCGAAGTGCGTCGGCCACGCGCAGTGTTATGCCGTCGATCCGGAATTGTTCCCGATAGACGACTCGGGCTACTCGACCCTCGAAGAACACGAGGTGAGGCCCGAAGACGAGCAGCTGACGCGCGACGGCGTCGCCTCTTGCCCCGAGATGGCCCTGGTGCTCGAAGAGGGCTGA